The following are encoded in a window of Anomalospiza imberbis isolate Cuckoo-Finch-1a 21T00152 unplaced genomic scaffold, ASM3175350v1 scaffold_688, whole genome shotgun sequence genomic DNA:
- the LOC137467571 gene encoding maestro heat-like repeat-containing protein family member 7, which yields MEDWPLTRMCTSDGDNENVFALAATLVIWVIVQVPESYDAMILYSSRLFVALLFHVVITTELKPPEGVVNFWRACREEHRLPSKPNRFAVQVMKALLGRLQCDYVVVGMEFKHGWDMLLCADTQHDAVGLLAREMLCVLIPLCSRIALHLLRHLSREEPYWDLPFLAFLVEVSLLASAASLSCLPALCPLVATAARTVPTPCAAAWAQPCAVLHCLDMTKCADSILEIMSRYLWHECSQRRRLALRGLVVLSKDPSMARRMCSLSQSLQGLLREADGEVVSMSLHVFTNMLQHKHILVSSTTAPKLAEALLLLFDHDNSYVRLLSLELFFRVMDLVVDEGKKPLEKILSQSLLPLFFYCYDENQRVAKASRETLLHVAKFLKRRKLEQLVRKGQLWNFAECLVRTAWKPQAQPGEAP from the exons atggaggactggcctctgaCCAGAATGTGCACGTCTGATGGGGACAATGAGAACGtttttgccctggct gcaactctggtgatctgggtGATTGTCCAGGTGCCTGAGTCCTATGACGCCATGATCCTTTATTCTTCCCGCCTGTTTGTggctctgctcttccatgttgtcATCACCACAGAGCTGAAGCCACCAGAGGGAGTTGTtaacttctggagagcatgccgggaggaacaccgccttcccagcaagcccaacag gtttgcagtgcaggtCATGAAGGCTCTGCTCGGCCGACTGCAGTGTGACTATGTGGTGGTGGGTATGGAGTTCAAGCATGGCTGGgacatgctgctgtgtgctgacacccagcacgatgccgtgggtctgctggccag ggAGATGCTCTGTGTTTTGATCCCTTTGTGTTCTCGCATCGCACTCCACTTGCTCCGGCATCTTAGCAGGGAGGAGCCATACTGGGATCTTCccttcctggcattccttgtggaggtgagcctgttggccagcgctgcctcgctgagctgcctcccagctctctgccctctcgtagccacagctgccaggacggtgcccacgccctgtgctgctgcctgggcccagccctgtgcg gtcctgcaTTGCCTGGACATGACTAAATGTGCAGACAGCATACTGGAGATCATGTCAAGGTACCTCTGGCATGAATGTAGTcagaggcgtcgcctggcgctcagaggcctcgtggtgctcagcaaggatccctcgatg gccagaAGGATGTGCAGTCTATCTCAAAGCCTTCAGGGGCTGCTGCGTGAAGCAGATGGAGAGGTGGTCAGCATGAGCCTCCATGTGTTCACGAACATGCTCCAGCACAAACACATCCTGGTATCCAGCACCACTGCCCcaaagctggctgaggcactcctgctgctctttgaccac gaCAACAGCTATGTGCGGTTGCTCTCCCTTGAGCTTTTCTTCAGGGTGATGGACCTGgtagtggatgagggaaaaaagcccctTGAGAAGATTTTGAGCCAAAGCCTGCTCCCACTCTTTTTCTACTGCTATGATGAGAATCAGCGCGTTGCAAAG gcctctCGGGAAACGCTGCTTCATGTGGCCAAattcctgaagaggaggaagcTCGAGCAGCTGGTGAGGAAGGGACAGCTGTGGAATTTTGCcgagtgcctggtaaggacggcctggaagccccaggctcagcctggagaagccccctga